The following proteins come from a genomic window of Natronosalvus vescus:
- a CDS encoding SatD family protein yields MSPPEATERYVILGDVIDSASIEDRSAFRTTLAAGLERVNDEFSADIHTDFELLKGIDEFGGVLTSLSRVYELLATILESCHPTMVRFAVAGGQIDVEPSNEIHQLDGEAFHSADTLLTAVEDDDLYCYVDTGRAVDTLLAISMNLLLGQRAGWTPRQADVVRAYERQGTQAAAASELGIRQQAVSKSLRQIDYFQTKLLREHLLDVLPVIYGE; encoded by the coding sequence ATGTCACCTCCGGAAGCGACGGAACGGTACGTCATCCTCGGGGACGTGATCGACTCGGCCTCGATCGAGGATCGATCCGCGTTTCGAACCACTCTCGCGGCGGGTCTCGAGCGGGTGAACGACGAGTTCAGTGCCGACATCCACACGGATTTCGAGTTGCTCAAAGGGATCGACGAGTTCGGGGGCGTCCTCACGAGCCTCTCGAGGGTGTACGAACTCCTCGCGACGATCCTCGAGTCGTGTCATCCGACGATGGTTCGATTCGCCGTTGCTGGCGGGCAGATCGACGTCGAACCGTCGAACGAAATTCACCAACTGGATGGGGAGGCGTTCCACAGCGCTGATACGCTTCTCACCGCCGTCGAAGATGACGATCTCTACTGTTACGTCGACACTGGACGGGCGGTCGACACCCTGCTCGCGATCAGCATGAACCTGTTATTGGGACAACGGGCGGGGTGGACACCACGCCAGGCGGATGTCGTCCGCGCCTACGAACGCCAGGGAACGCAAGCGGCGGCGGCGTCGGAACTCGGAATTCGACAGCAAGCAGTTTCGAAGTCCCTCCGCCAGATCGATTATTTCCAAACGAAACTGTTAAGAGAACATCTCCTGGATGTACTCCCAGTCATCTATGGGGAGTGA
- a CDS encoding metallophosphoesterase family protein, protein MQDAHLNLLCTGDIHLGRHPTRIPSEIDGQRFSPKSVWSSTVDEAIRRAVDAVLISGDVVDRENRFFEAYGAFENGVRRLEEADIPVVVVAGNHDFDVLPRLVRELDRENLHLVGNDGDWDRWTLSRDGQAELHVDGWSFPKEHVIDSPLEDYEPSPDPDVPVIGLLHADLDTPGSEYAPVQSNDILGKPVDAWVLGHIHRPAVHNEADPLVLYPGSPQALDPGERGAHGPWMVRIDGSGDVDAEQIPLATVRYDHVGVDVSDADDPKAIPSMVRDRIEDRVRSDVELGALELLLARVRLTGRTAAHGEIHRRKASIEDDLGLKVGTTPVRIESIEVDTKPAVDLAALAQGESPAAYVADLLLAIENDRVTDEYGSLVQDALASIQEAHESGAYSVLRRQGELDTPDESDAVETLESQARVLLDTLLEQKEGAA, encoded by the coding sequence ATGCAAGACGCACACCTGAATCTGTTGTGTACCGGCGACATACATCTGGGTCGCCACCCGACCAGAATCCCCTCGGAGATAGACGGGCAGCGTTTTTCGCCGAAATCGGTCTGGTCGTCCACGGTCGACGAAGCGATTCGTCGAGCGGTCGATGCAGTCCTTATCTCCGGTGACGTCGTCGACCGGGAGAACCGATTCTTCGAGGCCTACGGCGCGTTCGAGAACGGAGTCAGACGCCTCGAGGAGGCCGACATCCCGGTCGTCGTGGTCGCTGGAAATCACGACTTCGACGTCCTCCCCCGGCTCGTTCGAGAGCTGGATCGCGAAAACCTCCATCTGGTCGGGAACGATGGCGACTGGGATCGCTGGACGCTGTCGAGGGACGGACAGGCCGAACTCCACGTCGATGGGTGGTCGTTTCCGAAGGAGCACGTCATCGACTCGCCACTCGAGGACTACGAGCCCTCGCCCGACCCTGACGTTCCCGTGATCGGGCTCCTTCACGCGGATCTCGATACGCCCGGGAGCGAGTACGCCCCCGTCCAATCGAACGACATTCTCGGCAAACCCGTCGATGCGTGGGTGCTCGGGCACATTCACAGACCAGCCGTCCACAACGAGGCGGATCCGCTCGTCCTCTACCCCGGGTCGCCACAGGCGCTCGATCCGGGTGAACGCGGCGCGCACGGGCCCTGGATGGTGCGGATCGACGGCTCGGGCGACGTGGACGCCGAGCAGATCCCGCTAGCGACCGTTCGATACGACCACGTCGGCGTCGACGTGAGCGACGCTGACGACCCGAAGGCGATCCCCTCGATGGTGAGAGACCGGATCGAGGATCGGGTTCGATCGGACGTGGAACTGGGGGCGCTCGAACTCCTGCTCGCTCGAGTCCGCCTGACAGGCCGGACGGCCGCGCATGGCGAGATTCATCGGCGAAAAGCGTCGATCGAGGACGATCTCGGACTCAAAGTCGGCACGACGCCCGTGCGCATCGAATCGATCGAGGTCGACACGAAACCGGCGGTCGATCTGGCGGCACTGGCACAGGGCGAAAGTCCCGCCGCGTACGTCGCCGACCTTCTGCTCGCGATAGAGAACGATCGCGTCACCGACGAGTACGGGTCGCTGGTTCAGGACGCACTCGCGTCGATACAGGAGGCCCACGAATCCGGCGCGTACAGCGTACTCAGACGTCAGGGGGAACTCGACACGCCGGACGAGTCGGACGCGGTCGAGACGCTCGAGTCCCAGGCGAGGGTGTTGCTCGATACGTTGCTCGAGCAAAAGGAGGGTGCCGCATGA
- a CDS encoding ATP-binding protein produces MSEDGLHVETLDIVRAPGFTARGFQVDDLSEGINVVYGPNASGKTTMALSIQELLWPGAVRDGTELVGHLSLNGDDWRVETRDGRVTYQRNGQDANGPGLPPAEERDQYHLCLHDLLSDETRNESFAATIERESAGGYDLSAAAERLEFDDTPNSRRIGEVSAAESAVDAWRTARSEMDALRNEEQRLGRLRTELAEARSATDRVKLLDQVIEFAEARTELETAQEAVSAFPELLESIDGDEAEAVDELREEVGEWEDEKEAAEEAVVEATDAIETAALPDDGVPDGLVERLKSLASKLEDLERDRDDSTADLDEKRAERANCLEAIPLDVSEETLESLDPASWGAVSEFVRDAEQLRSDRSQYESAQQWLRERETPAQDLASLRNGQQALENWLKTSSNESAGSGSHPLVIGTISALLFGVAGVTLGFFVHPALYLFVAAGVGLGVYGYSAHHSGTDETEPGAAHREAFADLGLEPPKSWGPDAVRHRLTELNREIAAHELERLVEERRDAIEGDLEQLERLEDELNERRSELRERFGIDIDVSDLELLVFANGILRWQKYNDRVVGLENKIAEIDAQIDETRADLEATLEPYGYETVDDAAHARAHIASIESRATRHTDATRDLESAAKTIEKATEKIDTLETKEADLFAEIGLDTDELDRLRKLCDQADECQEAVETVRQKKSIVDREAGKLESYPGFDSDLQTKPIPELERDRRRAEETAASYDAIHEEITTIETRVQEAKTDSEVEDAITEKHRALDSLHEKLNEDCASLVGDALTEHVRETTGETNRPAVFEHARTVLARITHGRYRLDLDDGDGTFRAFDTVTETGFDLDELSSATRLQVLLAVRIAFVEQQEQGEQLPLILDETLANTDDGKAEVIIESMLELAKDGRQVWYFTAQGDEVHKWRGALEDVEDVDYCEIDLATVRGLSEEFHVPDLGDLEVRAVAPPSPDPDGHDHDSYGDALDVESFNPRLGAGSAHLWYVVDDVTLLSQLLEQGITRWGQLQTLLQQVDRAALVDEPDRLRVVERNGTALETFVHSWETGRGDRVDRQTLEDSGAVSSTFIDRVADLAEECNGEGERIIDGLRNGEVNRFHSDKTTELETYLEENGYIETVEPLEPEAIRLRVVNAYVENGLDREAANDEADALLSRLKTV; encoded by the coding sequence ATGAGCGAGGATGGACTCCACGTCGAGACCCTCGACATCGTTCGTGCACCGGGGTTCACCGCTCGAGGATTCCAGGTCGACGACCTCTCGGAGGGCATCAACGTCGTGTATGGCCCGAACGCGAGCGGCAAGACGACGATGGCGCTGTCGATACAGGAACTGCTCTGGCCCGGAGCGGTGCGGGACGGAACCGAACTCGTCGGCCACCTGTCCCTGAACGGTGACGACTGGCGGGTCGAGACGCGTGATGGTCGAGTCACGTACCAGCGAAACGGGCAGGACGCGAACGGGCCCGGTCTGCCACCCGCAGAAGAACGTGACCAGTACCACCTCTGCCTCCACGACCTGCTCAGTGACGAGACCCGAAACGAGTCGTTCGCTGCGACGATCGAGCGGGAGTCGGCGGGCGGCTACGACCTCTCGGCAGCCGCCGAACGGCTCGAGTTCGACGACACTCCGAACTCGAGGAGAATAGGGGAGGTGTCGGCGGCCGAGTCTGCCGTCGACGCCTGGCGGACAGCTCGATCCGAGATGGACGCGCTGCGAAACGAGGAGCAACGACTCGGACGGCTTCGAACCGAACTGGCTGAAGCGAGGAGTGCCACCGACCGAGTGAAGCTACTCGACCAGGTAATCGAGTTTGCCGAGGCCAGGACGGAACTCGAGACGGCCCAGGAGGCGGTATCGGCGTTCCCCGAACTTCTCGAGTCGATCGACGGTGACGAAGCCGAGGCAGTCGACGAACTGCGTGAGGAGGTCGGTGAGTGGGAGGACGAAAAAGAAGCGGCCGAGGAGGCGGTCGTCGAAGCGACCGACGCGATCGAGACGGCGGCTCTTCCGGACGACGGCGTCCCAGATGGGCTGGTGGAACGGCTCAAATCGCTGGCCAGCAAACTCGAAGACCTCGAACGAGATCGCGACGACAGCACGGCGGATCTCGACGAGAAACGTGCAGAACGGGCGAACTGCCTCGAAGCCATCCCGCTCGACGTCAGCGAGGAGACGCTCGAGAGCCTGGATCCGGCTTCGTGGGGAGCGGTATCCGAGTTCGTTCGAGACGCCGAACAGCTTCGATCGGATCGATCACAGTACGAGTCCGCTCAGCAGTGGTTGCGCGAGCGCGAGACGCCAGCCCAGGATCTCGCCTCGCTTCGGAACGGACAACAGGCGCTCGAGAACTGGCTCAAGACCTCGAGCAACGAATCGGCCGGGAGTGGATCACACCCGCTTGTCATCGGGACGATTTCCGCACTCCTGTTCGGAGTAGCAGGGGTCACGTTGGGGTTCTTCGTTCACCCGGCCCTGTACCTGTTCGTCGCTGCAGGCGTCGGACTCGGCGTCTACGGGTACAGTGCGCACCACTCGGGGACGGACGAAACAGAGCCCGGAGCAGCCCACCGGGAGGCGTTCGCCGATCTCGGACTCGAACCGCCCAAGTCCTGGGGGCCGGACGCCGTCAGGCATCGGCTGACCGAGCTCAACAGGGAGATTGCCGCACACGAACTCGAGCGTCTCGTCGAGGAGCGTCGCGACGCTATCGAGGGCGATTTAGAACAACTGGAACGCCTCGAGGACGAGCTTAACGAGCGACGATCCGAGCTTCGAGAACGGTTCGGGATCGACATCGACGTCTCCGATCTCGAACTCCTCGTCTTCGCGAACGGGATCCTGCGATGGCAAAAGTACAATGACCGCGTCGTCGGCCTCGAGAACAAGATTGCGGAGATCGATGCACAGATCGACGAGACACGTGCCGACCTCGAAGCGACCCTCGAACCGTACGGGTACGAGACCGTCGACGATGCGGCCCACGCCAGGGCACACATCGCCAGCATCGAGTCACGAGCGACTCGACACACCGACGCAACGCGAGACCTCGAGAGTGCGGCGAAAACCATCGAGAAGGCGACCGAGAAGATCGATACCCTCGAAACGAAGGAGGCCGACCTCTTCGCCGAGATCGGTCTCGACACCGACGAACTCGACCGACTACGAAAACTCTGCGACCAAGCCGACGAGTGTCAGGAAGCCGTCGAGACGGTTCGCCAGAAAAAGAGTATCGTGGATCGGGAGGCGGGCAAACTCGAATCCTATCCCGGGTTCGACTCCGACCTGCAGACCAAACCGATACCCGAACTCGAGCGCGACAGACGCCGGGCCGAGGAGACGGCCGCGTCGTACGACGCCATCCACGAGGAAATCACGACGATCGAGACGCGGGTACAGGAAGCGAAAACCGACTCCGAAGTGGAGGACGCCATCACGGAAAAACACCGTGCACTCGACTCGTTACACGAGAAGCTGAACGAGGACTGCGCGTCGCTGGTCGGAGACGCCCTCACGGAGCACGTCCGAGAGACGACGGGCGAAACGAACCGGCCAGCAGTTTTCGAACACGCACGGACGGTTCTCGCGCGGATCACCCACGGCCGCTATCGCCTCGACCTCGACGACGGGGACGGAACCTTCCGGGCCTTCGACACGGTCACCGAGACGGGATTCGACCTCGACGAACTCTCGAGTGCGACCAGACTCCAAGTACTTCTGGCCGTCCGGATCGCGTTCGTCGAACAGCAAGAACAGGGCGAACAGCTCCCGCTGATACTGGACGAGACGCTGGCGAATACGGACGACGGGAAGGCCGAGGTCATCATCGAGTCGATGCTCGAGCTCGCGAAGGATGGGCGGCAGGTGTGGTACTTCACGGCGCAGGGCGACGAGGTACACAAGTGGCGTGGGGCTCTCGAGGACGTCGAGGACGTCGACTACTGTGAGATCGACCTCGCGACCGTTCGCGGTCTCAGCGAGGAATTTCACGTCCCCGATCTCGGGGATCTCGAGGTTCGTGCGGTTGCCCCGCCCAGTCCGGATCCGGACGGGCACGATCACGACTCGTACGGTGATGCACTCGACGTGGAATCATTCAACCCACGTCTGGGCGCCGGCAGCGCACACCTGTGGTACGTCGTCGACGACGTGACGCTCCTGTCCCAGCTCCTCGAGCAGGGGATCACGCGATGGGGCCAGCTCCAGACGCTCCTTCAGCAGGTGGATCGGGCGGCTCTCGTGGACGAACCGGATCGATTGAGGGTAGTTGAACGGAACGGAACTGCGCTGGAGACGTTCGTCCACTCGTGGGAGACGGGCCGTGGTGACCGAGTCGATCGCCAGACGCTCGAAGACTCCGGAGCCGTGAGTTCGACGTTCATCGATCGGGTCGCCGACCTCGCCGAGGAATGCAACGGCGAGGGCGAACGGATCATCGACGGTCTCAGAAACGGCGAAGTGAACCGATTCCATAGCGACAAAACGACGGAACTCGAGACGTATCTCGAGGAGAACGGGTACATCGAGACGGTGGAACCGCTCGAACCTGAGGCAATTCGCCTTCGAGTGGTGAATGCGTACGTCGAGAACGGTCTCGATCGGGAGGCCGCGAACGACGAAGCCGATGCGCTCCTCAGCAGGCTGAAAACGGTGTAG